A genomic region of Chloracidobacterium sp. contains the following coding sequences:
- the gmd gene encoding GDP-mannose 4,6-dehydratase produces the protein MPKTALITGITGQDGSYLTEFLIAKGYNVHGVIRRSSSFSTGRIDHLYRDPHDPQRQLTLHYGDLADSTSLRRILEAVQPDEVYNLAAQSHVKVSFEQAEYTGDVVATGTLRLLESLRDYTARTGKQVRYYQAGSSEMFGASPPPQCETTPFHPRSPYAVAKVAAHWYTVNYREAYGLFACNGILFNHESERRGETFVTRKITRAVGRIKHGLQSKLYLGNLDARRDWGFAGDYVEAMWLMLQQDAPDDYVIATGEAHSVREFLEAAFTYVGLDWRDYVEIDPRYFRPAEVDHLLGDASKARERLGWRPRVSFSALVARMVDHDLELARREALVRAAR, from the coding sequence ATGCCCAAAACGGCGCTCATTACTGGCATCACTGGACAGGACGGCTCATATTTGACGGAGTTTCTCATTGCTAAGGGCTACAACGTGCATGGTGTCATCCGGCGCAGTAGTTCGTTTTCCACGGGACGCATTGACCATCTGTACCGTGACCCGCACGACCCGCAGCGCCAGCTGACGCTGCACTATGGCGATTTGGCCGACAGCACCAGTCTGCGGCGTATTTTGGAGGCTGTCCAACCGGATGAGGTCTATAACCTTGCGGCGCAGTCGCACGTCAAAGTTTCGTTTGAGCAAGCTGAGTACACGGGCGACGTGGTGGCGACGGGGACACTCCGGCTGCTGGAGTCGCTGCGTGACTACACGGCGCGGACAGGCAAGCAGGTCCGCTACTATCAAGCCGGTTCGTCGGAAATGTTTGGGGCGTCGCCGCCGCCGCAATGTGAAACAACGCCGTTTCATCCGCGGAGTCCGTATGCTGTGGCAAAGGTGGCGGCGCACTGGTACACGGTCAACTACCGCGAGGCCTACGGCCTGTTTGCTTGCAACGGTATCTTGTTCAACCACGAAAGCGAACGGCGGGGCGAAACCTTTGTGACGCGCAAGATTACGCGCGCTGTGGGGCGCATCAAACACGGTCTTCAAAGCAAGCTTTACTTGGGTAATCTTGACGCACGGCGCGACTGGGGCTTCGCTGGGGACTACGTTGAGGCCATGTGGCTGATGCTTCAGCAGGACGCGCCGGACGACTATGTGATTGCGACAGGGGAAGCGCATTCCGTACGGGAGTTTCTTGAAGCGGCGTTTACCTATGTTGGGCTTGACTGGCGGGATTACGTCGAAATAGACCCGCGCTACTTTCGTCCGGCGGAGGTTGATCATCTGCTAGGCGACGCTAGCAAGGCGCGAGAGCGGTTGGGCTGGCGGCCGCGTGTTTCGTTTTCGGCACTGGTCGCGCGGATGGTTGACCACGACCTTGAGCTGGCGCGACGTGAAGCCCTTGTCCGCGCTGCGAGGTAG
- the lpdA gene encoding dihydrolipoyl dehydrogenase, with the protein MTSPNHAFDVVIIGAGPGGYVAAIRAAQLGLKTAIVEKDKYLGGTCLLRGCIPTKALLESAAVYEQAKHAAEYGVVVSDVKLDYEGVRKYKQRIVLKSAKGVEYLMNKNKVKVFKGFGFIENPHTVSVTNGDVKEFLQTKFIVVATGSVPRDIPLFPTDGVRIINSDHALELTELPASIVILGAGAVGVEFASVMARFGVETTLVEMLPHVLPMEDAAISAELERALRAQKITVKTNTKCESATVNDHGVEVTLVDGNGDRSTLQTEKLLVAVGRRPISAGIGLENTRAVTDKGGYIEVNGFLQTAEPNIYAIGDVINTPWLAHVASAEGIVAVEHMAGHTTEPINYDHVPSCTYCEPEVASVGLTEAKARERGYEVKVGSFPFAASGKARILGQTEGMVKIVSDAKYDELLGVHIIGPRATELIAEACVALRGELTTEELVRTIHAHPTLSESVMEAAHGVFGSPIHI; encoded by the coding sequence GTGACTTCTCCCAACCATGCATTTGATGTCGTGATTATCGGAGCCGGCCCCGGCGGGTATGTCGCTGCTATTCGCGCCGCCCAGCTTGGACTCAAGACGGCCATTGTAGAAAAAGATAAGTATCTGGGCGGTACGTGCCTACTGCGCGGCTGCATCCCAACCAAGGCCCTGCTTGAAAGCGCCGCCGTCTATGAACAAGCTAAGCACGCCGCCGAGTATGGCGTAGTGGTCTCCGACGTAAAGCTCGATTACGAAGGTGTAAGGAAATACAAGCAAAGGATCGTCCTCAAATCGGCCAAGGGCGTCGAATACCTGATGAACAAAAACAAAGTCAAAGTGTTCAAAGGCTTTGGCTTTATCGAAAATCCCCACACGGTCAGCGTCACGAACGGCGACGTGAAGGAGTTTCTCCAAACCAAGTTCATTGTCGTGGCGACAGGTTCCGTTCCGCGCGACATTCCACTGTTTCCAACCGACGGCGTACGCATCATCAACAGCGACCATGCGCTAGAACTGACCGAACTGCCGGCGTCAATCGTCATCCTCGGCGCAGGCGCCGTCGGCGTTGAGTTCGCCTCCGTCATGGCGCGGTTCGGCGTGGAAACCACGCTGGTCGAAATGCTACCGCACGTGCTCCCAATGGAAGACGCCGCCATCAGCGCCGAACTGGAACGGGCGCTGCGGGCACAAAAAATCACCGTCAAAACCAACACGAAATGTGAAAGCGCGACCGTGAACGACCACGGTGTGGAAGTGACCCTCGTGGACGGCAACGGCGACCGCTCAACGCTTCAGACTGAGAAGCTACTGGTCGCCGTCGGTCGCCGTCCCATCAGCGCTGGCATCGGCCTTGAAAACACACGGGCGGTGACGGACAAAGGCGGCTACATTGAAGTGAACGGTTTTCTTCAGACAGCGGAGCCAAACATTTACGCCATTGGCGATGTCATCAACACGCCGTGGTTGGCGCACGTCGCCTCGGCGGAAGGCATTGTCGCCGTTGAGCACATGGCAGGCCATACCACTGAACCCATCAACTACGACCACGTTCCGAGCTGCACCTACTGCGAACCGGAAGTCGCCAGCGTAGGCCTCACCGAAGCCAAAGCGCGCGAGCGCGGTTATGAAGTCAAAGTCGGGTCGTTCCCCTTCGCCGCAAGCGGCAAGGCGCGCATTCTCGGTCAAACGGAAGGTATGGTGAAGATCGTCAGCGACGCCAAATACGACGAACTGCTTGGCGTGCACATCATCGGGCCGCGTGCAACGGAGCTCATCGCCGAAGCCTGCGTGGCGCTGCGCGGCGAGCTAACGACTGAGGAACTCGTCCGGACGATTCACGCTCACCCAACGCTTTCCGAGTCCGTCATGGAAGCCGCCCACGGCGTTTTCGGCAGTCCTATTCACATTTGA